In one Candidatus Bathyarchaeota archaeon genomic region, the following are encoded:
- a CDS encoding NFACT family protein, which translates to MKETMTSFDIAAATLELTRALQGARINNIYQINSTILLLKLHQSSNPALNLLIEVGRRVHLTSYAIDKPLTPSSFCSALRKYLLNGLIQKIRQIEFERIISLDVKTKHGDFRLIIELFGKGNIILVNQQNQIVHALTYRRMRDRNIIRGEVFRLPPTAGLDPSKASLEHLKKLREQGRTEVVIGLTKLLALGGLYAEEVLLNSGIDKNMPCEQLEDGQISKILQEITAMFSKLSTGELNPSIVVDENGNWIDVIPFPLNIYKDKKLEAFSSFNEALDEYFTKLSGEKTRILRTEQIMLQRKEQERILRQQLEQLEGLKKSSEINRKLGDLIFSHLHDLQTLISIVAASRRSGESLDQTSSKLLSDKQKGRVPAIYFERFSPGRREFYVSVDGMNFPLDFGLTAQENAARFYEKAKKADQKIKGVLEAIEVTKSKLESLQKQHLEIKTQMQRPIIKKRVKAWYEKFHWFYTSEGMLAIGGRDAVTNEIIIKRYMEPSDLVFHADFSGAPFVLLKTGGKQPSAISVSEAAQFEVSYSRAWRSALGSADVYWVKPEQISKSPPAGEYLRKGMFMIYGQRNYIRGVPLRLAIGIKKTDDQLYVIGGPPSAIQSQTNIYIELVPVKRVSKKLAGEIRLKLAEKAGNLRGQVLALPIEEFQPFIPAGNAEIMQ; encoded by the coding sequence TTGAAGGAAACCATGACGAGTTTCGACATTGCTGCCGCAACCCTCGAGTTAACTCGGGCACTCCAAGGTGCCCGCATAAACAATATATATCAAATCAATTCGACGATACTGCTTTTAAAGCTTCACCAGTCCAGCAACCCTGCCTTAAACCTTCTTATTGAAGTTGGAAGAAGAGTCCATCTCACCTCGTATGCTATCGATAAACCCTTAACTCCATCTTCATTTTGTAGCGCGCTTCGGAAATACCTGTTGAATGGGCTAATCCAGAAAATAAGACAAATTGAATTTGAGCGAATTATTTCACTTGACGTGAAAACAAAACATGGGGACTTTCGGCTGATTATTGAACTCTTTGGGAAAGGAAACATAATTCTGGTCAATCAGCAAAATCAAATTGTTCACGCTTTAACATATCGGCGGATGCGGGACCGGAATATAATTCGTGGCGAAGTCTTCAGACTTCCGCCTACTGCGGGTTTAGATCCGTCTAAAGCCTCACTTGAGCATCTTAAAAAATTGCGGGAGCAAGGTCGAACCGAGGTGGTTATAGGTCTTACGAAGCTTTTGGCTCTGGGGGGTCTTTACGCAGAGGAGGTTCTTCTGAATTCTGGTATAGATAAGAATATGCCGTGCGAACAGCTTGAAGACGGACAAATCTCCAAAATACTTCAAGAGATTACCGCTATGTTTTCAAAATTGTCCACTGGTGAATTGAATCCAAGTATTGTAGTTGATGAAAATGGAAACTGGATAGATGTAATTCCGTTTCCACTGAATATCTATAAAGATAAGAAGCTTGAAGCATTCAGCTCCTTCAATGAAGCGCTAGATGAGTATTTTACCAAGCTATCAGGCGAGAAAACCAGAATTCTAAGGACAGAACAAATTATGTTACAAAGAAAGGAGCAGGAAAGAATACTCCGCCAGCAACTTGAACAGTTGGAAGGACTAAAAAAGAGCTCCGAAATAAATCGAAAGCTTGGCGACCTAATTTTCTCCCATCTACATGACCTTCAAACGCTTATCTCGATCGTTGCCGCTTCTCGCCGCTCAGGAGAATCTTTGGATCAAACTTCTTCAAAACTTCTTAGCGATAAACAGAAAGGGCGGGTTCCAGCTATCTACTTTGAACGTTTCTCTCCAGGGCGCCGTGAATTTTACGTTTCGGTAGATGGAATGAATTTTCCCTTAGATTTCGGGCTAACTGCCCAAGAAAACGCCGCTCGTTTCTATGAGAAGGCAAAGAAAGCTGACCAAAAAATCAAAGGCGTCTTGGAAGCCATTGAAGTGACTAAGAGCAAGCTTGAATCCTTACAAAAACAGCATTTAGAAATAAAGACTCAAATGCAGAGACCTATAATAAAAAAGCGGGTTAAAGCATGGTATGAGAAATTTCACTGGTTTTACACTTCAGAGGGCATGTTAGCTATCGGGGGAAGAGACGCGGTAACAAATGAAATCATTATTAAACGTTACATGGAGCCGAGTGACCTCGTTTTCCATGCAGATTTTTCCGGTGCACCCTTCGTATTATTGAAAACGGGTGGAAAACAGCCCTCTGCGATTTCTGTTTCTGAGGCTGCTCAATTTGAAGTTTCTTACAGTCGCGCGTGGCGAAGCGCATTAGGATCCGCAGATGTATATTGGGTTAAGCCTGAACAAATAAGCAAATCTCCGCCGGCAGGAGAATATCTTCGAAAAGGTATGTTCATGATTTATGGTCAACGTAACTACATTCGCGGAGTTCCTTTAAGACTTGCGATAGGAATTAAAAAAACCGATGACCAACTTTATGTTATCGGTGGGCCTCCATCTGCAATTCAATCGCAGACAAACATTTACATCGAACTCGTTCCCGTGAAACGCGTAAGTAAGAAACTGGCGGGCGAGATTAGGCTAAAATTAGCCGAAAAAGCTGGTAACCTTCGTGGGCAGGTATTAGCCTTGCCGATTGAGGAGTTTCAGCCATTTATCCCCGCAGGTAACGCCGAAATTATGCAGTAA
- the radA gene encoding DNA repair and recombination protein RadA: protein MAEEAEPKSKKYGSLEDIPGIGPATAAKLREMGFQTIESLATATLKDLLPAGIGEKQAAKIISEARNSIALTFVRADELLRMRSNILRLTTGSKSLDSLIGGGVETWAITEFYGEYGTGKSQLCHQLSVNVQLPPERGGLSGGALYIDTENTFRPERIAQMARYLGLDPEEVMKNIVYAEAYNSDHQMLLLEKADKWIKENNIRLIIIDSLTAHFRSEYLGREMLAERQQKLNKHMHRLINLARAFNAVAIVTNQVMAKPDVFFGEAVSAVGGHIVAHTSHTRIFIRKTQSGPVRIARLVSSPYLPEGETVFKVTENGIEDITESDEVKRRPWR, encoded by the coding sequence TTGGCCGAAGAAGCTGAACCTAAGTCGAAGAAATATGGATCCCTCGAAGACATACCTGGCATCGGCCCAGCTACCGCAGCGAAATTGCGTGAAATGGGCTTTCAGACAATTGAATCTCTCGCGACTGCGACGTTAAAAGACCTTTTGCCTGCCGGAATTGGTGAAAAACAAGCGGCAAAAATCATTAGTGAAGCTCGCAACTCAATTGCACTAACATTCGTCCGAGCGGATGAGCTTCTTCGCATGCGTTCAAACATATTGCGACTCACAACTGGGAGTAAGAGTCTTGATAGTCTAATTGGTGGCGGGGTAGAAACTTGGGCGATCACCGAGTTTTATGGAGAGTATGGAACTGGAAAATCTCAACTATGCCACCAACTTAGTGTGAATGTACAACTTCCTCCTGAACGCGGAGGGCTTTCAGGCGGAGCTCTTTACATCGATACTGAAAATACGTTTAGACCAGAAAGAATTGCACAAATGGCTCGCTATCTAGGATTGGATCCAGAGGAAGTAATGAAAAACATTGTCTATGCCGAAGCCTATAACAGCGATCATCAGATGCTGCTCCTTGAGAAGGCGGACAAATGGATTAAAGAGAATAATATTCGATTGATTATTATTGATTCTTTAACAGCGCACTTTCGTAGCGAATATTTGGGGCGGGAAATGCTCGCTGAAAGGCAACAGAAGTTAAATAAACATATGCATAGGCTTATCAATCTTGCACGTGCCTTTAACGCGGTTGCTATTGTTACTAACCAGGTGATGGCAAAACCTGATGTCTTCTTCGGAGAAGCGGTAAGCGCCGTCGGTGGGCATATTGTCGCTCATACAAGCCACACAAGAATTTTTATCCGTAAAACACAGAGTGGTCCAGTTCGAATTGCGAGACTGGTATCCAGCCCCTATCTTCCAGAAGGGGAAACAGTTTTTAAGGTAACTGAAAACGGAATAGAAGACATTACTGAAAGTGACGAAGTGAAAAGGCGGCCGTGGCGCTAA
- a CDS encoding radical SAM protein has protein sequence MNPIICQRSARCVECGFCKEVLVCPSPSRCVGCQVCYRGCPYEAVDLVNDFQKRENIHIKVNGEMFEVTEGLTVRKALETLGYTYSRFPQEGNFFAPCETGGCYSCVLLINGQPERTCMKAVEDGMDIVTELPLNYVPRRIISGPSGHSVGGKATPWWLKAGERYIEVAIWTAGCNLRCPTCQNYEITYDGRSEPVTPYTAAELVTAARRRYNVDRMAISGGEPTINRKWLVSYFKILKKLNPDSTARFHLDSNATILTPDYIDELVEEAYVTDIGLEPKGLRVETFMKITGITDINLAKKYHETAWNAVKYTIDRYKDRVFIGIGIPYNKFFMNMEEIREIGSKIAALDSDIQVCVLDYFPTFRRINISRPSPREMLTVKTALEETGLKTVVVQTSIGHFGPNNIKL, from the coding sequence ATGAACCCAATTATCTGTCAGCGGTCTGCTCGCTGCGTAGAGTGCGGCTTTTGTAAAGAGGTTTTGGTATGTCCAAGTCCCAGTCGTTGTGTGGGATGCCAAGTATGCTATCGTGGGTGCCCCTATGAGGCAGTAGACCTAGTTAACGATTTCCAAAAGCGAGAAAACATCCATATTAAGGTTAATGGCGAAATGTTTGAAGTTACCGAGGGATTAACAGTTAGGAAAGCTTTAGAAACTCTCGGATACACGTATTCGAGGTTTCCCCAAGAAGGAAACTTTTTCGCTCCATGTGAAACTGGAGGCTGCTATTCATGTGTTCTGCTAATCAATGGGCAGCCGGAGCGAACTTGCATGAAAGCCGTTGAAGATGGCATGGATATTGTGACTGAACTACCATTAAATTATGTTCCAAGAAGGATTATTTCAGGTCCATCAGGACACTCAGTTGGCGGTAAGGCTACTCCTTGGTGGCTAAAAGCTGGTGAACGTTATATTGAGGTAGCAATTTGGACTGCAGGCTGCAACTTAAGGTGCCCCACTTGCCAAAATTATGAAATTACTTATGATGGTCGAAGCGAACCGGTTACTCCATATACTGCAGCTGAACTTGTAACTGCAGCGAGAAGAAGATATAATGTCGATCGCATGGCCATTTCAGGTGGCGAACCTACAATCAACCGGAAATGGCTTGTTAGTTACTTCAAAATCTTAAAGAAGCTAAATCCAGACTCTACCGCACGCTTCCACCTCGATTCAAACGCAACAATTTTAACACCGGATTACATCGACGAATTAGTTGAAGAAGCGTATGTTACAGATATTGGCCTAGAACCAAAAGGATTGAGAGTTGAGACATTTATGAAGATAACTGGCATAACCGACATAAACTTAGCCAAGAAGTACCATGAAACCGCATGGAATGCTGTTAAATACACAATTGATCGCTATAAGGACCGTGTTTTCATTGGAATAGGAATACCGTATAATAAGTTCTTTATGAACATGGAGGAGATTCGAGAAATAGGCTCAAAAATTGCGGCTCTCGATTCAGATATTCAAGTTTGCGTTTTAGATTACTTCCCAACATTTCGCCGTATAAATATTAGTAGACCGTCTCCTAGAGAAATGTTAACTGTTAAAACTGCATTGGAGGAAACTGGTTTGAAAACTGTTGTTGTACAGACTTCAATTGGACACTTTGGTCCAAATAATATTAAGCTATGA
- the nucS gene encoding endonuclease NucS — protein MHTGRKAVVSVENPTLVTAAQTVRTALMEHKAVIAIGNCIVEYKGRASSKLESGERIVIIKEDGSVLVHRPTDYSPVNWQPPGCLFQTEVINDKLKIRAIRLRPKELIVIIFDKIYLLATLSLVDEGEFSLYASEEDMRKVILANPSLIEPGFRPITYEKKIEPGFVDVYGVDRNGKLVVVEIKRKTAGKDAVLQLQKYIESIRGMVQRDVRGILVAPDVARAAQPLLYALALEFKPLSPRQCAEILSSVRTQTLSKYFKNLPKS, from the coding sequence TTGCATACCGGTAGGAAGGCTGTGGTTAGTGTTGAAAACCCCACGCTAGTTACAGCAGCTCAAACAGTTCGCACCGCTCTAATGGAACATAAAGCTGTGATAGCAATCGGTAACTGCATAGTAGAATACAAAGGACGGGCAAGTTCAAAGCTGGAATCCGGAGAACGCATTGTAATAATTAAGGAGGATGGATCCGTTCTCGTTCATAGGCCTACTGATTACTCCCCGGTGAACTGGCAGCCTCCCGGGTGTTTATTTCAAACTGAAGTCATCAATGATAAACTTAAGATTCGAGCGATTCGCCTCAGACCAAAAGAGTTAATCGTAATAATTTTTGACAAGATCTATCTCTTGGCTACCCTTTCCTTAGTTGATGAAGGTGAATTTTCTCTTTATGCAAGTGAAGAGGACATGCGAAAGGTAATCTTAGCAAATCCCTCACTTATAGAGCCTGGATTTCGACCAATTACCTATGAGAAAAAAATCGAGCCAGGGTTTGTTGATGTTTATGGGGTTGATCGAAACGGAAAACTTGTAGTTGTTGAAATTAAGCGTAAGACCGCCGGGAAGGATGCGGTGCTGCAACTTCAAAAATATATTGAATCAATTAGGGGAATGGTGCAACGTGATGTCCGCGGGATCCTAGTGGCTCCGGATGTTGCTAGGGCTGCTCAACCGCTATTATATGCGTTGGCGTTGGAATTTAAGCCATTAAGCCCTCGTCAATGTGCTGAAATTTTAAGTAGTGTTAGGACCCAGACACTTAGTAAATACTTCAAAAATCTTCCGAAATCATAG
- a CDS encoding methyltransferase domain-containing protein encodes MSRMDVNPWEKKRKVMEEYDESAALYDVRFNDEQTRKYETTLKMIRIAHNHMVLDAGCGTGLLIEHVAKLARLIIGIDFSRQMIKLSKCKLYNLNNVELIRADVDYLPFRNRIFDQVFAITLLQNLPEPIKSLKEISRVTKINGNLVVTGLKKNFTRRDFTKMMKKVGLETIIFINRSEELKDYIGIYKLGLI; translated from the coding sequence GTGAGCAGAATGGACGTAAATCCATGGGAAAAGAAACGGAAGGTCATGGAGGAATACGATGAATCGGCTGCGTTATACGATGTTAGATTCAACGACGAACAGACTCGTAAATACGAAACCACACTCAAAATGATTAGAATCGCCCATAACCATATGGTTTTAGATGCTGGATGTGGAACTGGACTCCTAATAGAGCACGTCGCTAAACTTGCGCGTTTGATAATTGGAATTGATTTTTCAAGGCAAATGATTAAACTTTCAAAATGCAAGTTATACAACTTAAACAATGTTGAACTTATCCGCGCCGACGTTGATTATCTACCATTTCGAAACCGAATCTTTGATCAAGTATTCGCTATAACTTTACTTCAAAACCTGCCAGAGCCGATCAAATCCCTCAAAGAAATCAGCAGGGTAACTAAGATAAACGGTAACCTAGTTGTAACAGGTCTAAAAAAGAACTTCACCCGCCGAGACTTCACAAAAATGATGAAAAAAGTTGGACTGGAAACCATTATTTTTATTAATCGATCCGAGGAGCTAAAGGACTATATAGGCATCTACAAGTTAGGGTTAATATAG